A window of Bacteroidota bacterium genomic DNA:
CTATCGTGAATCTCATTATTATGTACCCTAACTATTAACTATCTACTTTCTATAAGCACATAGTCAATTGTGAAATGTAACTATCTGCCACTGAAAATTCAAGTTTTACATTAAGCTAATTTCGATAATTATAAGTTGATAGAATCATATTATAACCATAGATTTAACTAATTCAAATAGTCTCTGAAAAAAAATCTGTCAATCTGTGGCAATTTTCACAATGTAGCTACAATAGCAGATATTCAATAGCTTACAGTTCATTTATCACTTTTTCAAGTTTGCTCTGAATTTCTTTAGCTACTACAGCTAATTCAGAATTATCAACAGCTATCATAGAAGCAATGGGATCAACAGCTGAAACTTCAATTGAACCATCCTCATGTTCTTGCACAATTACATTACAAGGAAGCATGGTTCCAATTTTGTTTTCAGCTTGTAAAGCTTTGTAGGCATAAGGCGGATTACAGGCTCCCAGAATCA
This region includes:
- a CDS encoding DUF302 domain-containing protein, encoding MINTNESSSYSFSKKLNNISFEEAIIKVTEQLKTEGFGVLTQIDVKATLKKKLDVDFKNYMILGACNPPYAYKALQAENKIGTMLPCNVIVQEHEDGSIEVSAVDPIASMIAVDNSELAVVAKEIQSKLEKVINEL